The following proteins come from a genomic window of Macrobrachium nipponense isolate FS-2020 chromosome 32, ASM1510439v2, whole genome shotgun sequence:
- the LOC135207401 gene encoding uncharacterized protein LOC135207401, with the protein MAPLDQIVVVQKPTTTDVEADFPSVVRYGCYGSIYCCHTNPTMSKSHSLLLYYSPALGPASVGGDAIIADWSERPVCLSTIQDALQECSVKEWISLLGTLSSREQFVSLGRLHMMNLQFLLKINRNKKKFPDSFVFQATSEIKEDLSWWRSEDRLLEGMSLLPLIPDLLFYSDMSSRSWGALLGRQESLGDMECLTERLAHQFERIDYYPLRAVGILVTVHSDNTTALLHQEVGRNTLSLCEVARALLLWADRSYTRILTRFIQGKVDILAKELSHKEEVLLTEWVFNPLVCLDLWRLWGRPILDLFATSKNQCPALLLPSPWTSKHGRQSDNRRLVRQRPVCLPPFKKVREVINKFRSHQNISMTLIAPFWAVQECFPDPLELLVDFPSLLPEKTSLLKTAPFQAVPIRSVHSGPDRLSDDLRVKGLLSKAARAVAQSRRKSSSEVYQAKWAILRSWCKEYNISSSKTSVAEIADFLLY; encoded by the exons ATGGCACCACTGGATCAGATTGTGGTTGTTCAGAAACCAACTACTACAGATGTTGAAGCTGATTTCCCTAGTGTTGTAAGGTACGGCTGTTATGGATCCATCTACTGCTGCCATACAAA CCCCACAATGTCAAAGAGCCACAGTCTCCTGCTTTACTACTCGCCAGCCCTTGGACCTGCAAGTGTTGGGGGGGATGCGATAATTGCAGATTGGTCAGAAAGACCTGTATGCCTTTCCACCATTCAAGACG CTCTTCAAGAGTGCTCAGTGAAGGAGTGGATTAGCCTACTTGGCACACTGTCCTCGAGAGAACAGTTCGTGTCCTTGGGGAGACTACATATGATGAATCTCCAGTTCTTACTCAAGATAAACAGGAACAAGAAGAAATTTCCAGACTCGTTTGTGTTCCAGGCGACATctgaaataaaggaggacctgtcTTGGTGGAGATCAGAAGACAGGCTGttagaagggatgtcccttctcCCTCTGATCCCCGACCTATTATTCTATTCAGACATGTccagtcgaagttggggagctcTCCTGGGGCGACAAGAAAGTCTTGGGGACATGGAATGCTTGACAGAGAGACTGGCACATCAATTTGAAAGAATTGACTACTATCCACTGAGGGCTGTTGGAATTTTAGTAACTGTCCACTCCGACAATACAACAGCTCTTTTACATCaagaagtagggaggaacacactTTCTCTCTGTGAAGTGGCAAGAGCCCTTCTGTTATGGGCAGATCGGAGCTACACCAGAATCTTAACAAGGTTCATACAAGGGAAAGTCGACATCCTAGCGAAGGAATTAAGCCACAAGGAGGAGGTTCTTCTCACAGAGTGGGTTTTCAACCCATTGGTATGCCTTGATTTGTGGAGACTATGGGGCAGACCGATTCTAGACCTATTTGCAACGTCAAAGAACCAGTGTCCTGCTTTACTGCTTCCCAGCCCCTGGACCTCTAAGCATGGGAGACAAAGCGATAATCGCAGATTGGTCAGACAAAGACCTGTATGCCTTCCACCATTCAAGAAGGTGAGAGAGGTCATAAACAAGTTCAGGTCCCACCAGAACATTTCCATGACACTCATTGCCCCTTTCTGGGCAGTGCAGGAATGCTTTCCGGATCCACTGGAGCtcctggtggactttccaagttTGTTACCAGAGAAGACCAGTCTACTTAAAACCGCCCCATTTCAGGCGGTTCCAATAAGGTCTGTCCACTCTGGTCCTGACAGACTGTCCGATGACTTACGAGTGAAAGGCTTATTAAGCAAAGCTGCAAGAGCTGTTGCTCAAAGCAGAAGGAAGTCCTCGAGTGaagtgtaccaggcgaagtgggcaATCTTGCGATCCTGGTGCAAGGAGTATAACATCTCGTCTTCTAAGACATCTGTTgcagaaattgctgatttccttttaTACTAA